In Nocardia yunnanensis, one DNA window encodes the following:
- a CDS encoding ArnT family glycosyltransferase encodes MTATTAELAPSEPTAPPIDRGDALPPARRWERLALALLLVGTAAAYLWNITVNAMGNGFYAAAAWSGSQNWKALLFGSLDPGNFITVDKPPVSQWVMGLSGQLFGFSSASMLAPQAIMAVGAVALMYGAVTRVTCSRGAGLLAGVVLAVTPVVALMFRFNNPDAVMVLLMTAAAYCTVRALPRASLRWITLAGVALGFAFLAKMLEGLMVLPALGLAYLIVAPISLRRRLLHSLAALGALLVASGWYVVLTILWPADSRPYLAGSKDNTFMDLVLGYNGFARYLGKNHMGGNSGNPFDLPEGYQIPADIRQGGFGPGGFGNGPDRLFTGEIGFEISWLLPAALVAFVLVLVSRGRRPRTDVMRGAALVFGLWTVIDGALFAGMKSGMHAYYTLAIAPAIAACFALGVFEAWRRRADAIGRIGGAALILAAGVWGFVLLHRNSEWQAWLRWVVLAAVVVAAVGLLALALPPAARLDRLRGRVTTVLLVVGVLAGLAGSTAYAAATLPQSHTGGSPVVGPGRPKKASPADDFRKQLELLFGGQVDPQLVGLLQATHTRWSAAIDRSSPAAGLELASRTSVLAIGGFTSADPVPTLPQFQDLVRDHEISYYLVPEVKLPDSWRVDKTPKDPAAPVDPEQGIWRPAGNKQILDWVRAHYTATQKFGDMTAYDLTAPPH; translated from the coding sequence GTGACCGCGACCACTGCCGAGTTGGCCCCGTCCGAACCGACCGCTCCGCCGATCGACCGCGGCGACGCGCTACCGCCGGCCCGCCGCTGGGAGCGCCTGGCGCTGGCGCTGCTGCTGGTCGGCACCGCCGCCGCCTACCTGTGGAACATCACCGTCAATGCGATGGGCAACGGCTTCTATGCCGCGGCGGCCTGGTCCGGGTCGCAGAATTGGAAGGCGCTGTTGTTCGGGTCGCTGGATCCGGGCAACTTCATCACCGTCGACAAACCGCCTGTCTCGCAATGGGTGATGGGATTGTCGGGGCAGCTGTTCGGTTTCAGCAGCGCGAGCATGCTTGCACCGCAGGCAATCATGGCCGTCGGCGCGGTCGCGCTGATGTACGGCGCGGTGACGCGGGTGACGTGCAGCCGCGGAGCCGGGCTGCTGGCGGGTGTGGTGCTGGCGGTGACGCCGGTGGTGGCGTTGATGTTCCGGTTCAACAATCCGGACGCGGTGATGGTGTTGCTGATGACCGCGGCCGCCTACTGCACGGTGCGGGCGCTGCCGCGCGCGAGCCTGCGGTGGATCACGCTGGCCGGTGTCGCGCTCGGGTTCGCGTTCCTGGCCAAGATGCTCGAAGGTCTGATGGTGCTGCCCGCGCTGGGACTGGCGTATCTGATCGTCGCGCCGATCTCGCTGCGTCGGCGGCTGTTGCATTCGCTGGCGGCATTGGGCGCGTTGCTCGTCGCCTCGGGCTGGTATGTGGTGCTCACGATTCTGTGGCCCGCCGACTCGCGGCCGTATCTGGCGGGGTCCAAGGACAACACGTTCATGGATCTGGTGCTGGGCTACAACGGGTTCGCTCGCTACCTGGGCAAGAACCATATGGGCGGCAATTCCGGCAATCCGTTCGATCTGCCTGAGGGCTACCAGATCCCGGCCGATATCCGGCAGGGCGGGTTCGGGCCCGGCGGGTTCGGCAACGGCCCCGACCGGTTGTTCACCGGGGAGATCGGCTTCGAGATCTCGTGGCTGCTGCCCGCGGCGCTGGTCGCGTTCGTGCTGGTGCTGGTGTCGCGGGGGCGGCGGCCGCGCACCGATGTGATGCGCGGTGCGGCACTGGTGTTCGGGCTGTGGACGGTCATCGACGGGGCGTTGTTCGCGGGGATGAAATCCGGGATGCACGCCTACTACACGCTGGCCATCGCGCCCGCCATTGCCGCATGCTTCGCGCTGGGAGTGTTCGAGGCGTGGCGGCGACGGGCCGACGCGATCGGACGCATCGGCGGGGCCGCGCTGATTCTGGCCGCCGGGGTGTGGGGATTCGTGCTGCTGCACCGCAATTCCGAGTGGCAGGCCTGGCTGCGCTGGGTCGTCCTGGCCGCCGTCGTGGTGGCTGCCGTGGGCTTGCTGGCGCTGGCGTTGCCGCCCGCCGCGCGCCTCGACCGGCTGCGTGGGCGCGTGACCACTGTGCTGCTCGTGGTGGGTGTGCTTGCGGGCCTGGCCGGTTCGACCGCCTACGCCGCGGCGACCCTGCCGCAGTCGCACACCGGCGGCAGCCCGGTGGTGGGACCGGGCCGCCCGAAGAAGGCGAGCCCGGCCGACGACTTCCGCAAACAACTCGAACTGCTCTTCGGCGGTCAGGTGGATCCCCAACTGGTCGGCCTCCTGCAAGCCACCCACACCCGCTGGTCCGCCGCCATCGACCGCTCCTCCCCCGCCGCCGGCCTCGAATTGGCCAGCCGCACTTCCGTTCTGGCCATCGGCGGCTTCACCTCCGCCGACCCGGTCCCGACCCTGCCGCAATTCCAGGACCTGGTCCGCGACCACGAGATCTCCTACTACCTGGTCCCCGAGGTCAAGCTGCCCGACTCCTGGCGAGTCGACAAGACCCCCAAGGACCCCGCCGCCCCCGTCGATCCCGAGCAAGGCATCTGGCGTCCCGCGGGCAACAAGCAAATCCTCGACTGGGTCCGCGCCCACTACACCGCAACCCAGAAGTTCGGCGACATGACCGCCTACGACCTGACCGCCCCGCCGCACTGA
- a CDS encoding serine hydrolase domain-containing protein → MSPGTAALVRIDPDLDAVTTIGDEAEPGAAGVTRADIDAIWQSVQEWYRLGTTPAIQVCLRRRGHVVMNRAIGYGWGNAPKDGPDAPKQLVTPESPFCGFSTAKGVSTALMFMLIEQGAFALTDPVCAYIPEFSSHGKDRITLGDVLSHSAGVPFITPPHRGADLVLDEELAVRGLVDLVPSWPPGRFRVYHALTGGLIQRLLVRRATGKSMREHLREQVLDPLGFRWNNFGVRPEDVDAVVPSVKVGPGPSPIWRHVAGRALGGGLSGPTDATAVRAFLTAELPSGNLVTTAFELSRFYEILTRGGELDGVRIMGPETLAAATRPAPWLPGIAGRVSVGGYELGARRSKFGRHTESHFGRSGLTTQYGWSDRARSLSGAILTSGKAQADTARPARLVAQISELMR, encoded by the coding sequence ATGAGCCCAGGTACGGCAGCGCTGGTGCGCATCGACCCCGACCTCGACGCGGTGACCACGATCGGCGACGAAGCCGAGCCGGGTGCGGCCGGGGTGACCCGCGCGGACATCGATGCGATCTGGCAGTCGGTGCAGGAGTGGTATCGCCTGGGCACGACGCCCGCGATTCAGGTGTGCCTGCGCCGACGTGGACATGTCGTGATGAACCGGGCCATCGGCTACGGCTGGGGCAACGCGCCCAAAGACGGCCCCGACGCACCGAAGCAGCTGGTCACGCCGGAGTCGCCGTTCTGCGGATTCTCCACCGCCAAGGGCGTTTCCACGGCGCTGATGTTCATGCTCATCGAACAGGGCGCCTTCGCGTTGACCGATCCGGTGTGCGCCTACATCCCCGAGTTCTCGAGTCATGGCAAGGACCGCATCACCCTCGGCGATGTGCTGTCGCATTCGGCCGGGGTCCCGTTCATCACGCCACCGCACCGCGGCGCGGATCTGGTGCTCGACGAGGAGCTGGCGGTGCGCGGCCTGGTCGATCTGGTCCCGAGCTGGCCGCCCGGCCGCTTCCGCGTCTACCACGCCCTGACCGGCGGCCTGATCCAACGCCTGCTGGTGCGGCGCGCGACCGGGAAATCCATGCGCGAGCACCTGCGTGAACAGGTCCTCGATCCACTCGGGTTCCGCTGGAACAACTTCGGCGTCCGTCCCGAGGACGTCGACGCGGTCGTCCCCAGCGTGAAGGTGGGCCCCGGCCCATCCCCGATCTGGCGGCATGTGGCGGGCCGCGCCCTCGGCGGCGGCCTGTCCGGGCCCACCGACGCGACCGCCGTCCGCGCGTTTCTCACCGCCGAGCTGCCCTCCGGCAATCTCGTCACCACCGCGTTCGAACTCTCGCGTTTCTACGAGATTCTCACTCGCGGCGGCGAACTCGACGGCGTGCGCATCATGGGCCCCGAAACCCTCGCCGCCGCCACCCGGCCCGCCCCCTGGCTGCCCGGCATCGCCGGCCGCGTCTCCGTCGGCGGCTACGAACTGGGCGCGCGCCGTTCGAAGTTCGGCCGCCACACCGAATCCCACTTCGGCCGCAGCGGCCTGACCACCCAGTACGGCTGGTCCGACCGCGCCCGATCCCTCTCGGGCGCGATCCTCACCAGCGGCAAGGCCCAAGCCGACACCGCCCGCCCGGCCCGACTGGTCGCCCAGATCTCGGAGCTCATGCGCTAG
- a CDS encoding MerR family transcriptional regulator: MVESRNSASLRTAAVAERSGYSVQQIRNLERDGVLPPATRTDTGYRRYRDTHVIAARAYRALAAGVGPVAAKRIVRAAHHDSPATMLALLDAAHARLDAERRDLEATRTAVRHIGSEPLVEVRGSDSMTISQLGEALGVRTSTLRHWDAMGLVTPGRTALRGERVYTPADVRDARIVHQLRRAGYGIPALRLLMGEFGATRRWNEVLDRLTVRDADIESRSLALLAGASELHALRRERASCRVGAGR, from the coding sequence GTGGTCGAAAGTCGAAACTCGGCCTCTCTGCGGACGGCCGCGGTGGCCGAACGGTCCGGCTACTCCGTGCAGCAGATCCGCAATCTCGAGCGCGACGGGGTGCTGCCGCCCGCGACCCGCACCGACACCGGCTACCGGCGCTATCGGGACACGCACGTCATCGCCGCGCGGGCCTATCGCGCGCTCGCGGCGGGGGTCGGCCCGGTGGCGGCCAAGCGCATCGTGCGCGCCGCCCACCACGACTCCCCCGCTACCATGCTCGCCCTGCTGGACGCGGCACACGCGCGCCTCGACGCCGAACGCCGGGACCTCGAGGCGACACGGACAGCGGTGCGGCACATCGGCTCCGAGCCGCTCGTGGAGGTGCGCGGTTCGGATTCGATGACGATCTCGCAGCTGGGCGAGGCCCTCGGCGTGCGCACCTCCACCCTGCGGCATTGGGACGCAATGGGACTGGTGACACCCGGCCGCACCGCGCTGCGCGGCGAGCGCGTCTACACCCCCGCCGACGTGCGCGACGCCCGCATCGTGCACCAGCTGCGCCGCGCCGGCTACGGCATTCCCGCGCTGCGGCTGCTGATGGGCGAGTTCGGTGCGACGCGCCGCTGGAACGAGGTGCTCGACCGCCTGACGGTCCGTGATGCCGACATCGAATCGCGGTCGCTGGCGTTGCTCGCGGGCGCGAGTGAGCTGCACGCACTACGCCGGGAACGGGCGAGTTGTCGGGTGGGCGCAGGGCGGTGA
- a CDS encoding DUF6194 family protein, translated as MEIDEITEFIESLGGVLTLAPGPGSDFPEIAWGDRFFYYAPDGQVPTRVQPFATLVTKDNPDDTSSNLNRPGVFRLNISAGREAFTEHLGHPPREVADHRGDAGRSDTLLAHPVYAGAAWLAVVNPGARTDAAVRRLLVSAHARARAAYDRQSG; from the coding sequence ATGGAAATCGACGAGATCACCGAGTTCATCGAATCCCTGGGCGGCGTGCTGACACTCGCCCCCGGGCCCGGTAGCGACTTCCCCGAGATCGCCTGGGGCGACCGGTTCTTCTACTACGCGCCCGACGGTCAGGTGCCCACCCGCGTCCAGCCCTTCGCCACCCTCGTCACCAAGGACAATCCCGACGACACGTCCTCGAACCTCAACCGCCCCGGCGTCTTCCGGCTCAATATCAGCGCCGGGCGGGAAGCCTTCACCGAACACCTCGGCCACCCTCCGCGCGAGGTCGCCGATCACCGCGGCGACGCCGGCAGGAGCGATACCCTCCTCGCCCACCCGGTCTACGCCGGTGCCGCGTGGCTTGCCGTCGTGAATCCGGGGGCGCGCACCGACGCCGCGGTGAGGCGGCTTCTCGTGTCGGCGCACGCGCGCGCCCGGGCCGCCTACGATCGCCAATCCGGGTGA
- a CDS encoding MutS-related protein, producing MSGPSVLWPDTAVPADQLIIDAAAMVDLEIEPILTAILGADEYRLRCWFATPVRHAATVRYRQEVFADLGDDAVRKACDTFARGMRTMRRRIDARDRVQHEHQRSWWQLSAATEYVDAVRRFAEALAVLPLTSRALNQWREFLAGYIDASGFADLTAAVRRTQQALSGVRYSLRIVDRTLEVGPAETIPDYSVTIANLFARFGVGAPRPPRPRSEWDDINHMEEQILDHVAMVHPRAFQQLTEFARAHEHFVDEAVAEFDREIQFYLTYLDFVAHASGTTRAMCLPQLASGDTPVHAEDAFDLALLTRRRPTDTEVVCNDLRLSGPERVLVVTGPNQGGKTTFARAFGQLVYFTALGCPVPARHACLPLADRVFTHFERAEQATDPDGRLGEELLRIRETLAAATADSVIILNESLSSTSSADAVRIGRDVLAQIVARGAIAVWVSFLDELARTGPAAVSMVAATDPDDPARRTFRIERRPADGNAHAVVLAERFGLSYDLVTARIAACE from the coding sequence ATGTCGGGTCCGAGCGTGCTGTGGCCGGACACTGCGGTGCCGGCCGATCAGCTGATCATCGATGCGGCCGCGATGGTCGATCTCGAGATCGAGCCGATCCTGACCGCTATCCTCGGGGCCGACGAATATCGGCTGCGCTGCTGGTTCGCCACGCCGGTTCGGCACGCGGCGACGGTGCGCTACCGGCAGGAGGTTTTCGCCGACCTGGGGGATGACGCTGTCCGGAAGGCTTGCGACACATTCGCGAGGGGGATGCGCACGATGCGCCGCCGGATCGACGCCCGTGATCGTGTGCAGCACGAGCATCAGCGGTCCTGGTGGCAGCTCAGCGCTGCCACGGAGTACGTCGACGCCGTCAGACGGTTCGCGGAAGCATTGGCCGTGCTGCCCTTGACTTCTCGCGCACTGAACCAATGGCGCGAGTTTCTCGCGGGCTATATCGACGCTTCCGGTTTCGCGGATCTGACCGCCGCGGTTCGACGGACGCAGCAAGCGCTGAGCGGGGTGCGCTACAGCCTGCGGATCGTCGACCGCACCCTCGAGGTCGGGCCCGCTGAGACAATCCCGGATTACAGCGTGACCATCGCGAATCTGTTCGCGCGCTTCGGCGTCGGTGCCCCGCGCCCGCCACGGCCGCGGTCGGAATGGGACGACATCAACCACATGGAGGAGCAGATCCTCGATCACGTCGCCATGGTGCATCCGCGCGCCTTCCAGCAGCTCACCGAATTCGCCCGCGCGCACGAGCATTTCGTGGACGAGGCAGTGGCGGAGTTCGATCGCGAGATCCAGTTCTATCTGACCTATCTCGACTTCGTAGCCCACGCGAGCGGCACGACACGGGCAATGTGCCTGCCGCAGTTGGCGTCCGGGGATACGCCTGTGCACGCCGAGGACGCATTCGATCTCGCACTGCTGACCCGCCGCCGACCTACCGACACCGAGGTGGTGTGCAATGACTTGCGACTGTCGGGCCCCGAACGGGTGCTGGTGGTGACCGGTCCCAATCAGGGCGGCAAGACGACCTTCGCCCGTGCGTTCGGCCAGTTGGTCTATTTCACCGCGCTCGGCTGCCCCGTTCCGGCCCGTCATGCCTGCCTGCCGCTGGCGGACCGCGTGTTCACCCACTTCGAACGTGCCGAGCAGGCAACCGATCCCGATGGCCGCCTCGGTGAGGAGTTGCTGCGCATCCGGGAGACTTTGGCCGCGGCGACCGCCGACAGCGTGATCATCCTCAACGAGAGTCTCAGCTCCACCAGCAGCGCCGACGCCGTGCGTATCGGTCGTGATGTGCTCGCGCAGATCGTGGCCCGGGGTGCGATCGCGGTGTGGGTGAGCTTCCTCGACGAGCTGGCCCGCACCGGTCCGGCTGCGGTGAGCATGGTCGCCGCCACCGACCCCGACGATCCTGCCCGTCGCACCTTCCGCATCGAGCGCCGCCCCGCCGACGGCAATGCGCACGCGGTGGTGCTCGCCGAACGCTTCGGCCTCAGCTACGACCTCGTGACCGCGAGGATCGCCGCATGCGAGTAA
- a CDS encoding MutS-related protein gives MRVSLLHPPDRPERSTSNGDNTFDDLGLATLCEAAAADPFVRGAIRAALMAPTTDPEVIRYRHAVLADCRAHPAVVRELYRIAALATEVKRRKVGPAHRAGGRLLLALEPLTELISCLRQLRAVCDSDGHHFRAPGFTALMRVVATDLDDGYLDDLEAQLAAMDFDYGVHLSAGLGAGNTVSDIVLHAPLRRRRFGFDRRTGRAFRVTDEPDPEFDPVARLRDRAVSVIADVVQDAADHVQDFFRHLRGELAFYLGCLALQDRFRAAGLPVCLPTPHPAGTPRLRCTGLRDVTLALTSQMPVIGNDIDAVGRTLIVVTGANSGGKSTLLRSLGAAQLMMQAGMPVLADSFEADVRAGVFTHFVAEEDRGLSHGKLVDELSRMSRIVDRLTPNSLLLCNESFSSTSESDATRIAVPILSALLSTGIAIVFVTHLYEFAHQRHRSAHPTDLFLRARPHPDGTRTFHFTPAPPDPTSHAADVFHQIFGRPPRDWGSR, from the coding sequence ATGCGAGTAAGTCTTCTCCATCCGCCGGACCGTCCGGAGCGCTCGACCAGCAACGGCGACAACACCTTCGACGACCTCGGACTCGCGACACTGTGCGAGGCGGCCGCCGCGGACCCGTTCGTCCGCGGGGCGATCCGCGCGGCGCTGATGGCGCCGACCACGGATCCGGAGGTGATCCGCTATCGGCATGCCGTCCTGGCCGACTGCCGCGCCCATCCTGCCGTCGTGCGCGAGCTGTATCGGATCGCGGCGCTCGCCACCGAGGTGAAACGCCGCAAGGTCGGCCCCGCGCACCGGGCGGGCGGCAGATTGTTGCTCGCGTTGGAGCCGCTCACCGAATTGATCTCGTGTCTGCGGCAACTGCGTGCCGTCTGTGACAGCGACGGTCACCATTTCCGCGCGCCCGGCTTCACCGCGTTGATGAGAGTCGTCGCCACCGACCTCGACGACGGCTACCTGGATGACCTCGAAGCACAGTTGGCCGCAATGGATTTCGACTACGGCGTGCATCTCAGCGCCGGGCTGGGCGCGGGCAACACCGTCAGCGATATCGTGCTGCACGCGCCGCTGCGCCGCCGCCGGTTCGGCTTCGACCGGCGCACCGGTCGCGCATTCCGCGTCACCGACGAGCCCGACCCCGAATTCGACCCCGTCGCGCGCCTGCGCGATCGTGCCGTGTCCGTCATCGCCGATGTCGTCCAGGACGCGGCCGACCACGTGCAGGACTTCTTCCGGCACTTGCGCGGCGAACTCGCCTTCTACCTCGGCTGTCTCGCCCTGCAGGACCGATTCCGCGCCGCCGGACTGCCCGTGTGCCTGCCGACCCCGCACCCGGCCGGTACCCCGCGACTGCGCTGCACCGGGTTGCGCGACGTCACCCTCGCCCTGACTTCCCAGATGCCCGTGATCGGCAACGACATCGATGCCGTCGGCCGCACGCTGATCGTGGTGACCGGCGCCAACAGCGGCGGAAAGTCCACCCTGCTGCGCAGTCTCGGCGCCGCGCAACTGATGATGCAGGCGGGCATGCCCGTCCTGGCCGACAGCTTCGAAGCCGATGTCCGCGCGGGGGTGTTCACGCATTTCGTCGCCGAGGAGGACCGCGGCCTGTCCCACGGCAAACTGGTCGACGAACTGTCCCGCATGAGCCGCATCGTCGACCGCCTCACCCCCAACTCCCTGCTGCTGTGCAACGAATCGTTTTCCTCCACAAGCGAATCCGACGCCACCCGCATCGCCGTCCCCATCCTCTCCGCCCTCCTCTCCACCGGCATCGCCATCGTCTTCGTCACCCACCTCTACGAATTCGCCCACCAACGCCACCGATCCGCCCACCCCACCGACCTCTTCCTCCGCGCCCGCCCCCACCCCGACGGCACCCGCACCTTCCACTTCACCCCCGCCCCACCCGACCCCACCAGCCACGCCGCCGACGTCTTCCACCAAATCTTCGGCCGCCCCCCGC